Genomic segment of Nothobranchius furzeri strain GRZ-AD chromosome 12, NfurGRZ-RIMD1, whole genome shotgun sequence:
ggcaaagagcagtttattacagagccatggttgcatggaatgccataccgagatttttgttattagagaacaacagaagatgttttcaaaagaagttaaagctttttttgtttacacaacagtaAATTTTGCACAGTGAATTGTAATTGTGACTGATAAGACAGCTtctataatttttgtttgttatggatgtgatgtgatatgatttttgattcttgaatatagttatttattgctctgtgtaaactctccgttttcacctatttagatttttcatgaactctgaagtgtgtggtaacttaTTGGTATATCATTATAGCGATTGAGGTGGTATGATTATAATGAGCTCctggagtttgttgttgttgggtgtgtgtgtgtgtgtggggatgggggtgttttgtaaaatatttgtaatgaaattgaaagagacctcaggaagaatagctccacactatggtgtgagctaatgaggttctcaacaaatagatagatagatagatagatagatagatagatagatagatagatagatagatagatagatagatagatagatagatagattttttTTCCTGGTTTGTGAAATAAGATTTGTGTAGAGATGAGATTTCAAAGTTCTTTTGAGGTAAAGCCACATAAACAGAACACAGATACAAAATGTGCATCCCAACAAATAAGACAACCAACACCCAAATCCCATCTGTCAGCCAGAACTGGCCCACCAGCAATGTTCTTTTTTCTCTTGGAACTCTGGAGGCTCGGGGGAGTTCTTAAAGCTATGGTATTATCCAGACGGTTTGGACGTAACCTTAGGGAAAGCGTTATGTTCTTTTGGGGCCGGCTTCCCTTACTTCCGCTTGTCGTTATGTTGTTGAGGGTGGTTACTGTTTGGTTGAGTCTGCTCCCCCTTTGTTTCTGGTAAGGCCTCATATTTGGATTCTCTGGGTGAATCCCCAGTATTCGCACAGATAAGTTCATGTTAAGGCCGAGTGTTAAAGGGCCATATTACTCTGAACATTTCTGGAAtatcttttttgtcttaacccccagaaacccaaatttagaaaacaactgcaaaatctttttttaacctttcacatgttgttctaggaggccagataaacgggcctatttacacattttaacagccaacagtgttgcagaactgaacaataggacctattagcaatgtaaatgtggttttaaaaagaaaaataaatgtggaaggtttatttttgtagacttaaatctgatgttgtaatattacaaccgtgggtctctggggttaAAAAGTCTTCTTCCATTTTGTGTTGTCGTTTATCTCCCGTAGGGACGCTttttggttctcgaccggaaatgagtggcttgccaactccgggtcgggagagaggtctaacctcaagtggaggagtttaagtatcttagggtcttgttcacgagtgagggtaggagggatcgggagatcgacaggcggattggttcagcatctgcagtgatgcggacgctgagccgatctgtcgtggtgaagagggagctgagccagaaagccaggctctcgatttaccggtcgatctacatcccaatcctcacctatggtcatgagctttgggtaatgaccgaaagaacaagatcgcggatgcaagcggccgaaatgagtttcctccgtagggtggccgggctcagccttagagatagggtgaggagctcggacattcaggagggactcggagtagaaccgctgctcctccggctcGAAAgatgtcagttgaggtggtttgggcatctggtcaggatgcctcctggggaggtgtttcgggcatgtcctgccggcaggaggcccccgggtcgacccaagacacgttggagagtttacatctccaatctggtccgggaacaccttggggtcctgtcggaggagctggtggaggtggcgggggagaggacggtctggagctccctagttgggatgctgcccctgcgacccagacccggataagctgaGGAAGACGACGAGGGAAGCTTTTTGttgataaaatgtttgttttgtcaAATGTGATTTGGTGTACTGCtccctatttttttttttttttgcactcacGTACCTGTGTTAGCCCTCCCAGGATCCCAGACCTGGTTGAGGTTGTAACAGAAGAACTTGTTTTATGCATTGTGTGTAAATAAACTCAAGTTTGGAGGAAGACATTGTCTCAGCCCATTGTTTGATCTAGCGTGATCACTCTCCGTACCTAAAATAATAACAGTCGTGGGGCTCTAGGTTCACACTTGTACCAAATTAATATGTAGCCAATTTGCTTTCTTTCGCTGAATTTCTACTTTGTTCTTGATGGTCGcacgtgtagcatcatgaatggcctcattttgtggGGCAAAGTTCACTCTTTCCAGCTGGGTcacagctgggtcgagctgtaactTCCATCCACAGATTAAACCACCAGGAGCCGAATAGTCTACAATAACACCGTCTTCAATCTGACTGTTTATCTGTTTGCTGTTCCATCACGAGATGAAGGACCTTCAACTCTAAtcaaataatttaataaactcttttattATAAGGTTtactataatcatcataaatgatcatcatggttcattataaatgtatttttaactaaTGAAATGActgattattctttggttaataataattattatttatgataatcagtaatgtgtgttcagtaaccagaaggtctttTGCACGTGTTTACACCTCATGCAGGACTCACTTCAAGGTAACTGCCTCACATGTCTTCCATAGTCATGCTTCCATAGTCATGCTTcctgtctctgagagggcgtgttctcagGTTTTGTTAAACCCAAAGCTCCACagcttaagttcagttcttgaaccaagctgATACTTCTTCGTGGCAACGagagtgaggtagaacacagattgtgtCCGAttttgttctctctaagaaaccatcagttagctgcaaaaccaacgtttcacccagaacgcgttctcCCTCTGAAAGAAAGCTTCTGAGATTTCATTCATGCATCCAAACCTCATCATTCCActtagttttccatccagacacaggggttgctttaataacaagttttaatatcaaaattgttgttcaaatttgtcatttataaattgttATTCATAAATTGTCTATTTTAAGTTGTCAGATttgaaattgttagtaataaattcttaaatttttaaacctgactcttctttgaatgaaacacagaatggtgtgcatTTTCAGTTATTGAATCGGCAAAGAAccttaagtcttctgtttaataaataaacttttgctattaatttaaacatcttaaattaaatattaatccatagattaaatataaaccaagctcgttggtgtatgaacttctatcgattatattaatatcctagatgtttatatatgatagaagcttcatatgttaacttgtttgtctttctcagaatctaacaaagctgatagcaacagcgttagttctagtatgtagattaaccCTACACACGTGTGAACCATGTGCACAAACACATTCAGtgcaaacacacacgcgcacacatgcagttaaaagtcttaaattaaattgtgtgcattaatcttatagtacaAGCAGTAGAGTTGTTATCATCTGTAATATGTTTTAATGGTGGGCTGGTTTGATTAATATGTGTGATAGGCTGGCTGATCAACTGGTTGAGACGCCAACCAGTCCTGCTACatctacatacaaacagtccaaagaactgggtcaagtcaactttattcatatagcactttataacagcaaaaaagctgaccaaagtgcttaacaagacaaaacgaacagaagttccctaaaaattctaaaaacaagataaaaagttcatcacaaggtaaaaacatgataaaacaaacatatcaaactgacataaaagctattAAAAACAGATGTGTTCTGGTGTGAGCGTAGCCTCTGTGTGGCCCTCCACATACGGCCCCTTGAACACCCAGATGGTCTGTTACACATACGTTTCTGGTTCTGATCAAGCGGCCAAGCAGTCAACAATATTTACATACAAAAAGTCCCAAGTCAATATACACGTCTGTGGTACCAAGAACTGGGTGTGAGTGTAGCCTCATTGTGGTCCCCCACAACATGATGAACACGAGCTTTaaaaactctggacatctcctgtgatttagattcatcatatatttcccccagtttcagctgagtgtctcatttagtaacaaaacatgattgtgaactagaggtgtgaatcttcacttgtctcccgattcgattcaattacgattattgggtcaacgattcaattcgattcgataccccgatgcatcacgattatttcatattgatttgttttcattgataaacagaagatgtcagataattgctttttattttttttatcaaaaacgtaagtgacacaacctgccatccctcaaaagctctccattcacaacaggttaggacaaaacatttaaacatttaagaagatttaacaaagtaaaacatctgtttcctcgttcagcaccacacctcaggctgagaaaaacacgctttgctactcacaaaatctaaaaaagtactgaaaacctaaagGACACAATGTAATAAtagaatacataatgggttcatatatgagtgtttcatgtctctgagcagctctagagtcagatgtttatgccacagttgaagggtgtcagaaataacaccaaatgaaatgtttgacttaatttcatttgaacccagtggttcgtttctgaaatgttggagaatgaatcaagttctgtttgatgcagaaaataataaaacataaaacaaattctacacttccagtaaaatttaagatgtgtgttttattctttctgatagtaacaccagcagaaggctgtgggctggattaggattaaattacccagctgatggatctccttcactaaccagctaactacaaacctttccactaacctgacctgtgtgaccctcaccatgtaaccctcatgtccatgctgtctctggaggagcagataggaaacaagatctcctgtaacttaaaatgaaccaaagcttcctttaAGTTCCGTATtccgctgaatttaacatcagtttatcatcatggaactaaagaataaagtggaacaagaacttctatattctatttctctctccttttaatttctccgtgtccctaaataaaagacagatgattacgctgcagccgccgtcattgacccagccccctccccaagactggatcatctccctctctctctaagtttattatatagcccatttcatacacaaaacaATAGCCCAATATGCTTCACATAGTTAAATAGTtaaaagtagctcacgggccaaaaaaggttggtgacccctTCAATAGATGGTTCAGTCCTAGTGGATGCTTAGAtgattgtttaaagttttctttcagctaaatcttcgtccacagagctcaaaagcaaaaggcttctgtcctttatggactcttttgtgaccgtttaaactgatcttttgggtaaatcttttccaccgaactcacaggcgaaaagccagtgtggactctcatgtgaacgtttaaatgtgtctttttgctaaatctttttacacagagctcacaggcgaaaggcttttctccagtgtggactctcatgtgtttgtttaaacttcccttttcactaaatctattaccacagaccTCACAagcgaaaggcttctctccagtgtggactctcatgtgactgtttaaatttgtgtttttgctaaatctttttacacagagctcacaaggaaagggcttctctccagtgtggactctcatgtgtttgtttaaatttcccttttcactaaatctattaccacagaccTCACAagcgaaaggcttctctccagtgtggactctcatgtgactgtttaaatttgtctttttgctaaatctttttacacagagctcacaaggaaagggcttctctccagtgtggactctcatgtgtgtatttaaacttcccttttcactaaatctattaccacagagctcacaggcgaaaggcttctctccagtgtggactctcatgtgtatgtttaaacttccctgttcactaaatctattaccacagagctcacaggcaaaaggcttctctccagtgtggactttcatgtgactgtttaaagttgactttaagctaaatttctttccacagagctcacaaggaaagggcttctgtccagtgtggacgctcatgtgtttgtttaaacttcccttttcactaaatctattaccacagagctcacaggcgaaaggcttctctccagtgtggactttcatgtgtgtgtttaaacttctcttttcactaaatctattaccacagagctcacaagcaaaaggtttctctccagtgtggactttcatgtgactgtttaaatgtgtcttttggctaaatctcgttccacagagatcacaaggaaagggcttctgtcttgtgtggactctcatgtgtgtgtttaaatgtgtcttttggctaaatcttgttCCACAGagatcacaaggaaagggcttctgtcctgtgtggacgctcatgtgtctgtttaaagttgtctttcggctaaatctcgttccacagagctcacaaggaaagggcttctgtcctgtgtggactctcatgtgtgtgtttaaatgtgtcttttggctaaatctcgttccacagagatcacaaggaaagggcttctgtcttgtgtggactctcatgtgtgtgtttaaagttgactttaagctaaatctcgttccacagagctcacaaggaaagggcttctgtcctgtgtggactctcatgtgactgtttaa
This window contains:
- the LOC129157298 gene encoding zinc finger protein 84-like isoform X1, which produces MEGEHLHLNKETDAARFQFFSQKTHLNKHTRVQTKQKHFACEHCGQRFHQKTNLTTHMSVHTGEKPFACELCGTRFSRKTTLNSHMRVHTGQKPFPCELCGTRFSLKSTLNTHMRVHTRQKPFPCDLCGTRFSQKTHLNTHMRVHTGQKPFPCELCGTRFSRKTTLNRHMSVHTGQKPFPCDLCGTRFSQKTHLNTHMRVHTRQKPFPCDLCGTRFSQKTHLNSHMKVHTGEKPFACELCGNRFSEKRSLNTHMKVHTGEKPFACELCGNRFSEKGSLNKHMSVHTGQKPFPCELCGKKFSLKSTLNSHMKVHTGEKPFACELCGNRFSEQGSLNIHMRVHTGEKPFACELCGNRFSEKGSLNTHMRVHTGEKPFPCELCVKRFSKKTNLNSHMRVHTGEKPFACEVCGNRFSEKGNLNKHMRVHTGEKPFPCELCVKRFSKNTNLNSHMRVHTGEKPFACEVCGNRFSEKGSLNKHMRVHTGEKPFACELCVKRFSKKTHLNVHMRVHTGFSPVSSVEKIYPKDQFKRSQKSP